The genomic interval CCGTGTGGATCACCGTGGTGGGCGAGGGTGCGCTTCTGGCGTGAAGCTCTTTCCGCAGCGGGAGCACGTGAAGGGGTTCTTCTCGGCGTGGCTCTTCATGTGGGCCTTGAGGCGCCGCTTGACCGTGAAGCTCTTGTCGCACACGGCGCAGGAGAAGGGCTTCTCTCCCGTGTGGATCCTCGTGTGGATGGTGAGCTGGCTGTTCTGCGTGTAGCTCTTGCCGCACTGGTGGCACGCGCAGAAGGCTTCTCTCGGTGTGCGCCGTGGCGTGGGCTTTGAGCTCTGCGCTTTGCCTGAAGCTCTTGCCGCAGAGCTCGCAGCtgaaaggcttctctcccgtgtggatcctcatgtggACGTTGAGCTGGCTCGTCTGCGaaaagctcttcccgcactgcgCACAGGGGTAGGGCCTCTCGCCGGTGTGCGTCCTCATGTGGGAGTTGAGGTTGTATTTCCGcgtgaaactcttcccgcactgagggCACAGCAACGGCGGCTTTTCGGCGTGGATTTTCACGTGGACTTTAAAGCTTCTTTTGTGGGGTAAGATTTCTCCGCACTGCTGGCAGGTGAAAGGGGCCTCTCCGGGACGAGCGCTCGGCCGAGAATCAACGCCTGCGGCTTGCGCCGTTTTTGCCAAGGGGGTCTTTTCGACTCGGCGGCAACCGATCGATTCTCTTCCGTTTTGAAATCGCGGCGATACTCGTTTCGTTCTTGGCTCTCCTCTTTCAGCACCATCGGGTCTGAGGTgagaaaagtaaataaaaaacacaagtaAACTCCAGTTTAATGGCACGATATCAATCTATCAACCGAAAAAAGATCAATTTCGATGGGCATCATTCGTTTTAAAAGCAGCGCTGTCTCTTTAAAACTTGATCACGCAACACCAATCTTGTGTTTAATATACGTAAGGCGTTAAACCGTAAGGAAAACAACATCACGGaattaatgaaacaattttGACGGCCCTAATTTATTCACCAAAAGTATCAAAACTAAACACGATCGATCCTGTACCTACAAAAGTACTGACTCATTTTCAAGCGCCATAAATTGCGCACATCTGTCGTGAAACTAAAACCATCATCCACACTCGTTGCTATAGTGACGATTTTTGACTTCTCGCTTTTTCAAACTTCATTTGTTACGCATCTGGTAACGCCACATGCTGTCGTAAAATAGCATAAAACTAGGAGTTACCTAATTAGAAATGAGAAATATTCAGATTCTCGTTGGCAGCGTTACAAGCTGTGTATTAACTTATTGAGATAAAACCAGTAGTTCTTTGAGAAATCAGTCAAAACAATCATGATTTGCAAGCAGTTCTTTATAAAGTCACTGGTCACTGTCTGTATTATTTGCTCACCAGagatttttcaagaaaaaactaagaaaaccaGCACAGTTACTTCCACCGATGTTCTACCGATTACTTTAGAAGTAGGCTGGTATTTCTGAGATACGACTATTGTAACGATCATGTACTAATACTTAAATACTAGCATGCCACTTTGATGCagaaaaatcacttaaaaataagACCAATTTAAAAACCGATGCGTTTAAAAACTTCAAGAAAGATGGGTTCATCTTCGAGATCGaaaccaacctgtttgttcTTCGCCATCTTCACGCTTGACTCTCAGTGTTTCTTCGATCTTTACGctcttcactctcctctttcaCCAAAGCCATCTTTATATGGCGCCCCGTGGACCTCGGCCTCTTCGCAGGAGTTTGTTCTGTTTAAGATCAACAgatgaacatgaactaaaatcTCTGGGCGCGCCTCGATCAGATCTCGAGGTCACTAGATAGTAAACTCATCAGGGCTAGAGTTAATTAAcccaaaaacaatcaaaactaGCTAATATTCACATCATATAGGAGGTTCGTGTTTGTAATAGGACTGCTGTTTAGTGTTTGgtgctttgtattttatatttgacagACTGCACTTGCAGTCGTTTTCTAGAAGGGTCACGTTtgcgttttgtttgttgtcgTTGTTTTGAGCAGAAACGCGTTCGATTCAGAAGTTTGCGAAGCATTTGATTCAATTGACTCGAGCTCCGAAAAGATCCGTTTCTCCATCACTAACGTTAGCAGCTCGGTTAAGACACGGACAGGGCGGCACTGGGAGGGGATCAAAAGAGTTAGGCAAAGTTGTCTTGAGACAAGAACACACACTGGGTTTAGGACAACTTCCAATGCTGAATGCTGTAATGATTCACTACAAAGGACTGTCTGTAATGCCTCTACGTAAAACCTTAACGTGTTGCTCTGGTGAACACATCCGTTCCAGTCCTCTATATAACTGTTAAGGAGTTATGTcgatttaaacactttaaacgATGAAAAGCACCTAACCTTACCTGTCTTCATCCGAATCAGTCGCGGAGCGCGGCGCGGACTAATGACGTCACGCCgccaaaccaaaacaaaagtcCTGCGCTAAAATCAAACTGATCTTACATTTACATCTTTAATTAAAGGTAGTAAAAGTAGTTTCCGAAGTGTTAATgcaatttacataaacattttagtaaGTATTATTTGTGCTAAATAacttacataaatgtttttagcttGTACTTTAACCACACTAAAAGTGACCTTATAGGTATCCTGAGTTTGctaattaaatacttttagtagtatttttagTACACTTTGAAGTCTCAGTTTACtagttaaatatacaaatgttctgcagtgaacattattttatactCTAAGTATAATACTACTATGTCCCTATTTAGTTGCATATACTTTGTTGTAAGATTTGAacacacaaaacatcaaaagacaAGGCGTCCCTGCTtctaaacaaaagcattttattcaAGTTTCTTTGTGTGAGCAAGTTTCTTTAAAGATCCAGAAATAAGCAACATTTTGAACAACTTGGTTGACATTTCATTCCATAACATTATACAGTTTTGATGTAGTTTTATGTCAGATGATCGTGGGACATGGAAGCGTCTCTTGGTTTTTCTTCTcgactgtttttttaaatctggacTAGCCACATTCTAGGAGCACAAGCACAgctcaaatatatttagaaagtCAAGTATACTTAAAGTGCATAAAGCCCATTTCTGAAGTACATAAAAGTACTATTCAGCTGAACAAGAAATATAGTCATTGGCAAAAGTATGTTTGGACACCCAAGGAATTTTGAAGCTCCACAGATACGgacaaattcacacacacttacattcaTTATCGTGACTGTCCGTCTTCCCTAGGTTGTAGTGAACATAACGCATGCCAGAAGAGAAAGTGATCAGTTGGAAAGTTAAGTTGAGTCTTgttaagatttaaataaatgcatatttaagtgACAGATATATAATACTttcaatgatgcattaaatctTCAAGAAGTTCTCGAACACCTCCTTATAGGTTTGACTACTTTGTATTTGGTCTGGACTAAAGAGAACTAGGGATTTCATTTTGGTAGTACTttactatttaatattacatctCGGTATGATAATTTGGGATTGATGAGTAAAACAAGCTGCAAAAGATGTTTACTCGTGtaaattaaagtaatcaaacctATTAATTGGAAGGATGTCCCATTAGTGCTGGCAATAAAGTGTACGTGTATATTTGGCACCTTAATTTGTCTTTCAGTGAGAAATTAAACTAACGTTGTAATACGACTAAACAGATAAGTGCGCAGTTAGACGAATTTATATAGACgtgtaatttctttttaaacagtgGAAACGCcttaaaatatgacataatgtGTGCGTTTCACGCAGAAATAATCAacaaaatgttgcttttgtaCAATAAAGTACCACGGCGCCAAATAAAACCAACCCAACTTTTTGTTGCCTCTCAAAAGTGAACCAGAAACCCAGTAAATACTAGCAGAACACATGCATTTACAGAAAGCTTTAAATTACTGTgaaacaaaagcacttttattatgtaatcCGTAAAAGCGTGTCCGCTAAAGAGACGGAGAGTAAGGATGGCCAACTTGCctaggataggttaggtttagCCGAAATATTAAAATCAGAGTAAGCGATTTTTCAAAAACGCTGTTATGGCCGCATCCGGTGTAGACAACACGTCATAACATTGCTTCAGCTGTGTTTTCACAAAACGCTGTAGTGATTTCATATCAACATTGGCTTCCAGGAATCACTTATCCTGCTTTTAAAGGCACAGTACGGTTTAGTGCTTACTGCTAATAATAGTTGAtttgaaaacttaaaaaagttGTCAGATCTTGTAAACCCAAGCcacaaattttatttgaattgtttaaaaCAGCGAAATATTATACAACCAGTGTAAAAGTATAAGGTTAGCCTGCTTTGCTTTCATTGATattcttatgtttttattataaaatgtaatgatatcaGATAACTTTTGGCAATAAAATTAATGTGTGAGCTACGGCCCAAATGGAATTGGTGTATAGTCTGGATCTCAGATTTCTTTAATGTCTTGCACCTTCAACGGTGTACCTCAAACATGGTGTAATTCATGAAAATTACATGCAGTGAAAGTAAAAGTATGCATAGTAAGCTCCATATACGGTGATTTCTGGGAGGAGTCGGGTGGAGATGCACAAACGCCAAATCTTCCACCAAAGAGATTTTTTGCAGGTTCTGGCACGACGTTATTGACGTTACATTTTGTGCGCACGCATAACTCTAGGATGAAAGTCTACAGTTATGGTAGTACGGTCTTGTGACGCTTTCTCAGTCGGAACAGTTTGGATGTCCTTCTGAAGCAGTTATTCGTCCCTGCTCTGATCGCACGCAAACGGTTTTTCTCTCGAGTGGATCTTCAGGTGTTTtttgaggtttcctttttcgtgaagctcttcccgcactgctGGCAGGTGAAGGGTCTCTCTCCGTGTGGGTCCTCGTGTGGGCGTCGAGGTGCTGCTTGTgtttgaaactctttccacactgaggacACGCGTGAGGCTTCTCTCCGCTGTGACTTATCATGTGGTACTTGAGGTTCTGCTTCCGAATGAAGTTCTTTCCGCACAGTTGGCAGGCGCACGGCTTCTCTCCGTGTGGGTTTTCATGTGGTCTCTAAGGGTCCCTTTTTGAGTAAAGCTCTTGCCACACTGCTGGCAGGTGAAggtctctctccggtgtggatcctcatgtggTCGTCgaggtgtttgtgtttaaaactCCTTCCGCACTGAGAGCACGTGTACGGTTTCTCTCCGCTG from Puntigrus tetrazona isolate hp1 chromosome 4, ASM1883169v1, whole genome shotgun sequence carries:
- the LOC122342303 gene encoding zinc finger protein 84-like, whose product is MHTVRKELQSKTILKSHIRIHTGEKPHACPQCGKCFSYKQHLVDHVRVHTGEKPFACKLCGKSFIQKQNLKYHMLDHSGEKPYTCSQCGRSFKHKHLDDHMRIHTGERPSPASSVNFIRKQNLKYHMISHSGEKPHACPQCGKSFKHKQHLDAHTRTHTERDPSPASKQTPAKRPRSTGRHIKMALVKEESEERKDRRNTESQAPDGAERGEPRTKRVSPRFQNGRESIGCRRVEKTPLAKTAQAAGVDSRPSARPGEAPFTCQQCGEILPHKRSFKVHVKIHAEKPPLLCPQCGKSFTRKYNLNSHMRTHTGERPYPCAQCGKSFSQTSQLNVHMRIHTGEKPFSCELCGKSFRQSAELKAHATAHTERSLLRVPPVRQELHAEQPAHHPHEDPHGREALLLRRVRQELHGQAAPQGPHEEPRREEPLHVLPLRKELHARSAPSPTTVIHTEKPFSCPLLRRASG